The segment CCATATGATTACACAAACACAGTAAAAGAGAACCATACCtttaatcatgttttaaaaTACACATATGCTTCACAAATACCCTCATTACTAATCCCCTaagcaaccaaaaaaaaaacattttacatAATATAGCTAAGACTTTAGTCAAAGTCAACATCTTCTTAGAGAAGGAAGTAGCTAATCTTTCAAATAGATCAATGGGATCTTGACATTTGGCTGTTCCATATAGGATTTGGTTCGCTTGTAGGGCAGGACCTAAAGATAAATCCATCATTTATGGACAGACAACATCATGGTATCTCTTTTATTACTTGCACCTCCCGTATCATCATCATTCATAACTACTCATAAGTCTTGGAGTTCAATTAACCTTGATTGAGTTAACTACTCTTTATAATTAAAGGCATGAATCTCATCTAAATGGCCCTCATAATCACGTTTAACAGAATAACACAATTTAAACCAAATTTGTAGCACTAATTGTGAACGATATCACTTCAACATATCTGGATCATACACTCCTTACGATGATTGAACAAAAGGCAAATGGTCTCAAACTTTTCTTGAGCTTGTGAATATCTAAAAGTGAAAGCATTCAGGGACAACGTCCCTTAAACAACAACATCGTCTAAAAAACATATAAAGAGATTTTGCGACAACATTTTCTGTTTCTCCTGGGAATTGAGATTTCGAAACATATATACACAACGTATGAAGACAATTACTTCCAGTTCTTGCGGCCATGAGACAATGACATCTTTTAACTAGCCAAAGCCGGTTTAAAGTACATACAGATGGGCGGATTGATCCTCAAGATCGATAGGATTGCAGATGGAATTGTCCATATCCCATCTCCACAGATCAGACCTGATGCTACTGCACCCGCATAGTCGTCTGCATCTTTCCTGTTGATCCGTTCCCACACGAACAGTATCACAGTCCCAACGAACATGTCGATGGCGAAGTAAGCTCCAATGTAGAACGGGACAGCCATCGCCATTGGGATAGGGATAAACTGAGAGATCTTAGGCGGTGTAATGTCCCTCAAGAGATTCACTATCAGAGCCGCAACGAAAAACCCGTAGCAAAGAGCCAGACAATGCTTAGGCAGTTCTGCGAACCCCTCGATACCGAGAATAGCCATCTCACGGAAGATCACTGCGTAAGGTGCTTTGTACGGACCGTTGGGGTCTCCAATGTCGAAAGCAGACCAGAACAGATAAAACGTGAGGGGAGCGATAATGCAGCCCATTGCAGTTCCCACGAGCTGGCTTACGAACATGGATTTTGCTGATGATAAAGTGAGGTACCCTGTTTTGAAGTCTTGCATTAGATCAGCTGCTGTAGAGACGATTGACATCATAACACCACATGCAGCTAAACCGGCAATGACACCACCATCAGTTCCCACTACGGAGGCGATTATGAAAAGACCGATCTTCCCGTAGGTTGACGCTAGACTCCAGTCCGTGAGCCCGGTTCCGTAAGAGTTGCAGAAGGCCAAAGCAGGTGCAATGAAGTAAGAACACAGGACAAAGTACCATTTCAAAGGTGGAAATATCAAAGGGATTGTTGCGGTTGAGATGGCTGCAAGACCCACATAGCCAGAAACCGCAAATCCAAGAGGGATCCGGTCCTTCAAAAACACttcatctctcttcttctttaccAACAGTATCTCAGAGGCTTCGTCATCTGAATTATAGAATCGGAAAACACACAGTTTCAAAGGTTATTACAAGATATTGGTATTACAAGAGCATGTGAGAGATGAGTAAGGATCTAATATGCTCTCACCTACAACGTTGGTAACAACGGGTAGATTGAGGTGTCTAGAGCTATTGCTGCATAATTCCTTCACAGTGACAGCAATGATCTTGACAAGATTGTAGAGACCGTCTCCAAGGATAATGGCAATGGCAATAAAGACCTTAAAGTTATGAAGAACACAGAAGCATCAGTGTTTCTATTTATCACCCTTTTGACATGGAAATGTGCTTTTATGAAAAGGTTCCTAATTGATCAGCTTGTACTGTACCTTATATCCATAGAGACCTTTGAAATCGTTGGATCCAAGGTCAGCTGGATACCAATCGCCGGCATGTTGTGATACAAATGGCCACAGAAACCCCCAAGAGATGATCGCACCAAGAAGAACCGAGCAGTTCACTATATGAGGGCATATAAGACCACATCCAACGTACGTCGGACTGAAGTCGAAGTAAAACCTGCGGGGGAGAAAGTTGGGACTCATCAAAAACTGCGCaaacttaaataaaaaagtagCAGACAAACACATTCCAGCTGAACTTGTTAATATGAACTACTTACGTGTTCTTGAATAGTGTCAAACCAAGAGTTGGGAAGTTATCAAATCCACATGCATCTCCAACACCACTGAAGAACCACTTGAAACAACTCCAAACCAAGCTAAGACTCAGGTATTTTCCAAGACATTTGACCTGGTTCCTGTAGTTAAAACAATATCACGTGAacaagttgaaaaaaaaaaacgcaagATATAGTTCGCAGAAAGCgagatttaaaaatttttacGCTGCAAGCTCAGCTCCACTGTTGGTGTGGAAGCTGTTAATCAGCATAGCTGTAGCGGTCCCACTAGGATATGTAAGCTTGTAGTCCAAAACCATCAcctgaaacataaaaaaacgTATGAGTAAGGAATCAAGCACCTGCTCTGCACGTGACCACACCACATACATTACCAATGCAATTGAGATACTAAAGAGTAAAGGAAGCTGTGCATTTCTCTGTATAAGTTCCAGGCCAAGCCTAACGAAACATTCGCCTAAGGCCCCCAAAATCTttattaaatctttattaaatcgTCCGAGGTCCCCAAAATCTCAGGACGACCGGCCcatatatattgaaatttttttatattcatagaccctcaaatttgaaaaaaataaataaattagacTCCCGGATTAttgaaatctttattaaatCGTCCGAGACTCCCAAAATCTCAAGACCGGCTCTGATAAAGGCCCCAAAATCTCAGGACCGGCCCATAAGATCCATGTGATAGAGATGCTACCTTGCGTAAGGGAACGAGACTAAAGAGCCCCAAGAAGCTGACAACAAACAAAAAGCCAATCATCCACCACAGCCCTGGATTGATAACATCCTCCGCGTGATTCCCAGGATAGTCAGCACCAATGAGCTT is part of the Brassica rapa cultivar Chiifu-401-42 chromosome A09, CAAS_Brap_v3.01, whole genome shotgun sequence genome and harbors:
- the LOC103836976 gene encoding probable metal-nicotianamine transporter YSL6 yields the protein MGTEIPTSPEISEALLLPEPNKTATVILDQDEHVPEWKEQITIRGLVVSALLGTLFCIITHKLNLTVGIIPSLNVAAGLLGFFFVKSWTGFLSKLGFTVKPFTKQENTVIQTCVVACYGLAFSGGFGSYLIAMDEKTYKLIGADYPGNHAEDVINPGLWWMIGFLFVVSFLGLFSLVPLRKVMVLDYKLTYPSGTATAMLINSFHTNSGAELAANQVKCLGKYLSLSLVWSCFKWFFSGVGDACGFDNFPTLGLTLFKNTFYFDFSPTYVGCGLICPHIVNCSVLLGAIISWGFLWPFVSQHAGDWYPADLGSNDFKGLYGYKVFIAIAIILGDGLYNLVKIIAVTVKELCSNSSRHLNLPVVTNVVDDEASEILLVKKKRDEVFLKDRIPLGFAVSGYVGLAAISTATIPLIFPPLKWYFVLCSYFIAPALAFCNSYGTGLTDWSLASTYGKIGLFIIASVVGTDGGVIAGLAACGVMMSIVSTAADLMQDFKTGYLTLSSAKSMFVSQLVGTAMGCIIAPLTFYLFWSAFDIGDPNGPYKAPYAVIFREMAILGIEGFAELPKHCLALCYGFFVAALIVNLLRDITPPKISQFIPIPMAMAVPFYIGAYFAIDMFVGTVILFVWERINRKDADDYAGAVASGLICGDGIWTIPSAILSILRINPPICMYFKPALAS